A region from the Inhella inkyongensis genome encodes:
- a CDS encoding PEP-CTERM sorting domain-containing protein, with protein MKKVLLALSVLLAGAAQALPVNLTEDFEASFPTWESGWLGSNSNLRNYYGVGQGRGNNPDGLWIHDNGLDASNNSLIQFGAGFGAQITHFSIDVTTFVQGALFEAYDMSGQLLNSSAITVMGGAFTDPGNYQTISFSSTNGVSRFRISNPTNGIEGNTSIDNVAVTLNGNTQHVPEPATLALTGLGLLGAGFARRARKG; from the coding sequence ATGAAAAAAGTGTTGCTCGCCCTTTCCGTCTTGCTGGCTGGTGCCGCTCAAGCCCTGCCGGTGAACCTGACTGAGGACTTCGAAGCCTCCTTCCCGACCTGGGAGTCCGGCTGGTTGGGCAGCAATTCGAATCTGCGCAACTACTACGGAGTGGGCCAGGGCCGGGGAAACAATCCGGACGGCCTGTGGATCCACGACAACGGGCTGGATGCCAGCAACAACTCGCTGATTCAGTTCGGCGCTGGCTTCGGTGCGCAGATCACCCATTTCTCGATTGACGTCACCACCTTTGTGCAGGGTGCGCTGTTCGAGGCCTATGACATGAGCGGTCAGCTCCTGAACAGCTCGGCGATTACCGTGATGGGCGGCGCCTTCACGGACCCCGGCAACTACCAGACCATTTCCTTCAGCAGCACCAATGGGGTGTCGCGCTTCCGGATCAGCAACCCGACCAACGGCATCGAGGGCAACACCTCGATCGACAACGTGGCTGTCACGCTGAACGGCAACACGCAGCATGTGCCGGAACCCGCCACGCTGGCACTGACCGGCTTGGGCCTGCTGGGCGCCGGCTTCGCACGCCGCGCACGCAAGGGCTGA
- a CDS encoding InlB B-repeat-containing protein — protein MKPARIQTLLLGLALAVLTACGGGGGGGDAPAPSPSPSPSTAPPPPPAPPPPAPPPPPPPPAPAPGPSAALSVSVSAGTGRILSVDGAIDCGARCSAELSLGRRVALRALPASGFRFDRWESGCPDFVACEFDMAGARSVSARFVAVNPAADCSLPTAREGVAPSFAASHPKLLLNHTALRDCLRTKLRLGAPEALRLKEQVDRALAGRPDYAYQPWYAALLWQMSDDPRYRDLAVAQTESLVTAEEARIAAAQAPQVAGDSYLEVDAWVGNVARVYDWCFEALTPAQRSRWLAYAHQAVWNVWLAPASPAGGVAAQWGGREMRWSGWGRDNPANNYYFHFLNAAVLLGLASQGEHPQAPVWLDLVRHQKLAGELWPLYARELQGGGSLEGTGYGTALRTLWGVYEVWERSTGERIAHLSPHARDSMAHLLHSITPSLDRLAPTGDHARDATAALFDYHRDYLLQLAALFPQDRLSPVALDHLRRSSVPRMRHSFNDVQELLYAPPPTAAPAAELSTLYWGEGTGQLMMRSDWGLQASYANFICGAYKESHAHADQGSFVLFHQRWLADDANLRSDSGIEQGLALHNLLRLNDAQGQEIRMTPQGQPCRVMGLRNHAQFAYVAADVTPVYAFRHEGVNHYGNHQVEQLRREFFFLRPGVWVVLDRVATRTATQRVWTLNLPAAPTLEGQTARLRIGGQGLDLHALGAEPLRVTELAANRAGERGWRIEREARSASPGLYLNVLALPGALAQVEALGEGGVRLRLSDGRQASLRFAQQGWGGDLELLDAQGQPLWKAALPSTIAAPPLFMGDAAPAERARPADYLAPP, from the coding sequence ATGAAGCCCGCTCGAATCCAGACCCTTCTGCTTGGCCTGGCCCTGGCCGTGTTGACGGCCTGCGGAGGGGGCGGCGGAGGCGGTGACGCCCCGGCGCCCAGCCCCTCGCCCAGTCCGTCCACGGCCCCACCGCCGCCGCCTGCGCCGCCCCCTCCCGCTCCCCCGCCGCCGCCTCCGCCGCCAGCACCGGCGCCAGGCCCGAGCGCCGCCCTGTCGGTGAGCGTGAGTGCCGGCACGGGCCGCATCCTCAGCGTGGACGGGGCGATTGATTGCGGCGCGCGGTGCAGCGCGGAGCTCAGCCTGGGCCGTCGCGTGGCCTTGCGTGCGCTGCCGGCCAGCGGCTTTCGCTTTGATCGCTGGGAGTCGGGCTGCCCGGACTTCGTCGCCTGTGAGTTCGACATGGCTGGCGCGCGCAGCGTCAGTGCCCGCTTCGTGGCGGTGAACCCGGCTGCCGATTGCAGCCTGCCCACCGCGCGGGAAGGGGTGGCGCCGAGTTTCGCGGCCAGCCATCCCAAGCTGCTCCTGAACCACACCGCTCTACGCGATTGCCTGCGCACCAAGCTGCGCCTGGGTGCCCCCGAGGCCCTGCGCCTGAAGGAGCAGGTGGATCGGGCGCTGGCCGGTCGGCCCGACTACGCCTACCAGCCCTGGTACGCCGCCCTGCTCTGGCAGATGAGCGACGACCCGCGCTACCGCGATCTGGCGGTGGCGCAAACGGAAAGCCTGGTGACGGCTGAGGAGGCGCGCATCGCCGCCGCCCAGGCGCCGCAGGTGGCGGGCGACTCCTATCTGGAAGTCGACGCTTGGGTCGGTAATGTGGCGCGGGTGTACGACTGGTGTTTCGAGGCCCTCACGCCGGCGCAGCGCAGCCGTTGGCTGGCTTACGCCCACCAGGCGGTCTGGAATGTCTGGCTGGCGCCGGCCAGCCCCGCTGGCGGCGTGGCCGCGCAATGGGGCGGGCGCGAGATGCGCTGGAGCGGTTGGGGGCGCGACAACCCGGCCAACAACTACTACTTCCACTTCTTGAATGCGGCGGTGCTGCTGGGCTTGGCCAGCCAGGGTGAGCATCCGCAGGCGCCCGTGTGGCTGGATCTGGTGCGCCACCAGAAGCTGGCGGGCGAGCTTTGGCCTCTCTATGCGCGTGAGTTGCAGGGCGGCGGCTCGCTGGAAGGCACGGGCTATGGCACGGCGCTGCGCACGCTCTGGGGTGTGTATGAGGTCTGGGAGCGCAGCACGGGTGAGCGCATTGCGCATCTAAGTCCGCATGCGCGCGATTCGATGGCGCATCTACTGCACAGCATCACGCCCAGCCTGGACCGCCTGGCGCCCACCGGCGACCACGCCCGCGATGCGACAGCCGCGCTGTTTGACTACCACCGCGACTACCTGCTGCAGCTGGCGGCCCTGTTCCCACAGGATCGCTTGAGCCCGGTGGCGCTGGATCACTTGCGGCGCAGCAGCGTGCCGCGCATGCGCCACAGCTTCAACGACGTGCAAGAGCTCCTCTACGCGCCGCCGCCCACGGCTGCGCCGGCTGCCGAGCTCTCCACGCTCTATTGGGGCGAAGGCACGGGCCAGTTGATGATGCGATCAGACTGGGGCCTGCAGGCCAGCTATGCCAACTTCATCTGTGGCGCCTACAAGGAGAGCCACGCCCATGCCGACCAGGGCAGCTTCGTGTTGTTCCACCAGCGCTGGCTGGCCGACGACGCCAATCTGCGCTCGGATTCCGGCATCGAGCAGGGCCTGGCCCTGCACAACCTGCTGCGCCTGAACGACGCTCAGGGCCAGGAGATCCGCATGACGCCCCAGGGCCAGCCCTGCCGCGTGATGGGGCTGCGCAACCACGCCCAGTTCGCCTATGTGGCGGCCGATGTCACCCCCGTCTATGCCTTCCGGCACGAGGGCGTCAATCACTACGGCAACCACCAGGTCGAACAGCTGCGGCGCGAGTTCTTCTTCCTGCGCCCGGGGGTCTGGGTGGTGCTGGACCGGGTGGCCACTCGCACGGCCACGCAGCGCGTCTGGACCCTGAACCTGCCGGCCGCGCCCACCCTGGAAGGGCAGACGGCGCGCCTTCGCATCGGCGGGCAAGGCCTGGACCTGCATGCGCTGGGCGCCGAGCCATTGCGGGTGACCGAGCTGGCGGCCAATCGCGCCGGCGAGCGCGGTTGGCGCATTGAGCGCGAGGCCCGCAGCGCCAGCCCCGGGCTCTATCTGAACGTGCTGGCGCTGCCCGGCGCGCTGGCACAGGTGGAGGCCCTGGGCGAGGGCGGCGTGCGCCTGCGCCTGAGCGATGGGCGACAGGCCAGCTTGCGCTTTGCTCAACAGGGCTGGGGGGGCGATTTGGAGTTGCTGGATGCGCAGGGCCAGCCCCTGTGGAAGGCGGCTCTGCCCAGCACCATCGCCGCCCCTCCGTTGTTCATGGGCGATGCGGCGCCGGCAGAACGCGCACGGCCGGCCGACTATCTGGCGCCGCCCTGA